tgattttaaaaaatgaaatgcattaATGTCACACCTTAATTAATCACCGTTAACTGGTTAATGCCAACAGCCCTATATATATTCTATataaagctttttatttatttccttagATGTAATCAGTGCACTTTCTGGTTTGATGAAACTAGATGTTGCATATTATGTCGTTCTCTTTGCTTACTGTTAGGCTCCTGGAAACGCCATTATTAACAGACAAGTGGCTCCTAGCACCATCATGCGTCAGGGCTGTCCAACTCCTACGTCACTTGCTGCGACCACTACTCTTCACAGACCTCCTATTCTTCAGGTAACCCCTGTCTGTTGATGACAAGTCATTtcgtattattattatttggctTGTTGTGCATACTCTTGTGTCTGTGACTTGTACAGGCTGCTGCTAATGATACGAAGTGTCTCATTAAGTACTTTGAATAAGATCAGCACAATGTATTTATAGTTTGGCTTTTGCCTTTAGGACAGATGATAGAGTAGGAAAGCAGGGGATAGTCATTAAAACTAATAAAACAAGAGTTCTCAGAGGACTTTATAATATGGTTCTTTGTTTCAGGGAAATATCTGAAATTATAATCATGAAATTCCACTTTCTTGTTAGAGCTGAagcattttcatgaattgtAAAAGCTTGTTACAAAAGTTCAGTCAAAATGTCTCAGATACATTTTAGACATGACAGAaacatattcaacatttttattttcttcacagaCACCAGTTTTTCTTAAAGTTTGCCAAAAGAAATGAACAAAGCTGTTGAGTATGGAGTCTCATTTTGTAGCTATAACTTAGATGGCTGAACCGTCTCTTCATAATGAACATTTAACCAGCCGTTATGATTGAAGCTCATGTTTGCACACAGTGATCAGCCTGTGGCGTTAAAGCATGTCATTTGTATCTGACTCATGTAGACCTTTTCCTGACTgtaaagttttgtgtttttttctagtAGTCGGATGTCGGTTAATAATGTGTTAAAAGTTGCACCACTGAAGTGCATACCTCTTTCTTTGTATCTTAAACTTAACACAATGACAATATTTTTGGAGAAAGAGCAATAACTGAAATTAAGCGTCAGAAAAGCTCACCTGTTAACTGTTTTGAAATGAATTTTATGTTAttgaattttgaaaaaaaaatgcattcccATCCCATTTGCTGTGATGACTTGAAAAGGGGGGTTTGAAATCTTTTAAAAcctaaataacacatttttattgtgatGTTTGTCTTCACAGAGCTCGGTCGGGGCTGCAGTACCGGGAATGACCCCCAGGACTGTCAGCCAAACAGCTGGGACCACAATTACCTCAGTAACAGTGAGCAAAGTGAGGAGAGCTTAGCCCAAAGAATCACATAGAGCTGAAGAACATGTATTGTTACGTTGTACTGCTTTTAAACACTCAGCATTTATACTCTAAgatagagcccgaccgattcatcgtccagccgataatatcaacCGATATTAGCATAATAAATGATtttcggctaattttatcacagatatgcgccgatattaatagatttattcaccagtcaaatagcattttattatattatcatTGTATGACACTAGCAGTTCTTTTTCACAAGCAGAGGTTGCTGTATGGactacaacaagcatcatcaccctccagagtgtcgagctgtgatgcacgtacatgcgtGTTTGATAAATTGCATTTTAGGGATCAACtcaataaatatgtatatctatatctatctacagatcaaacatagaaGATATCGGACAATTTATCggtacttgattttttttctcccccaatATCAGTATCGgtcccaaaaatcccatatacCGGTCTAGTCTAAGATATAAAGAAGGCAAAGCTTGCTCTAGTGTTGAACATAGTTATAAATGAGCCTTACTCATCTGAGTGGTTGTGTTCTTTTGGCAGGAGACAATCGAGAATGTGAAGAAATGCAAGAACTTTCTGTCTACATTGATCAAGCTGGCATCCACAGGGAAGCATTCAGAAGAGACTGCAGCCAGTGTGAGAGAGCTGGTCAAGGACCTGCTGGTGAGGGACCAGTCCATCCAGGAAACACACATGAAACTCTTAAGTGCTTATTCTGttcatttttgaacatttgaccaaaatgctgacaaatgaatacattatatataaatacactATAGAAGTATTACCTGTTTCTGAGCGTCTGACAGCTCTCACTCCGACCTCTGTGTGCCTTTATGTTTTACTAGGAGGGGAGACTGGAAGCTGAAGAATTCACTAGCCGTTTATACAAAGAGCTAAACTCCTCACCCCAACCTTACCTTGTGCCTTTCCTTAAGGTAAGAACGCTAATCTATTGTCATTGATATACAGCTGAGCAAATATCAGTAAAGTCTTGTGATTTATATTTTCTTGGACCACAGTTTCTTTCAgtaattcaaagcttgatccaaaaggcAACTGCACTTGGTTTAAGGTGTTGAAGATGTTTCACATCTCCTCTAAAAGGCTTCGTCAGTTCTTTTCAGTCATCTTTGTCCTCCTGTTCGTCTTGTAGAGAAGCCTCCCAGCACTGAGGCAGCTCACCCCAGACTCGACAGCCTTCATCCAGCAGAGTCAGCTCCCCcagcccacctcagctccagcctcGTCCACTTCACCCACTCCTAACACTGTGGTCCTGGGCAGCCCAGCCCCTCGCCTCGCTGTCCCAGTCAGCAGGCCTCAGCTCGAGCCAGGGGTCAACAAACCAGGACAGACCCCCTCAATGGTAAACTCAGTAATACATATCCTAGATCTATTTCTCAAAACTACAACTTAAAGTGGcatttacattaaatataatCCATAGTGAACATTTCCActtcaataaaacatcaaaatacataATAATCACAGAATCTTCATTTAAACTGCAGGTTCTCCAGCCTCAGCAGCAGAGAGCCATGCTGAGACCTCAGGTAACCTTGCCAACGACCCCCATGGTGACTGTCAGGAATCAGGCCCCTGGACGCATCATCGTGGGACAGCAACAGGTCCAGCTCAAAGGGCTGCAACCAGGTGAGGATGTCAGTCTAACAACACCTCTGTCTGTAAATGTATGTTTGTCTTTCAATGAGTGatctgttgtattttttctgattttgtgtCTCTGCCAGTACCTGTGAGACCGGATGGGCCCCCTGTTTGTAAACAAGCCTGCTCTGCAGCATTGACCCTGGCTCAAAAGAACAAACTGAGAGAAGCAGGTGGAACTTTCaagtaagaaaaaagaaggTTTTGTTTTGATCTCATTGTCAGCATACTTTTATAGCATTTAGAACGTTATATGCAGCTGGATATGAGTTCATTGTGATTGCTCCAATTTCACACCAAACTCTGCCACAACTATGTGATTATGTCTGCATTCACGTTCATCAGTCTAATGATTGGGTTTGCCTCTCTGCATTTTTTATCACAGAGATGAAGATGACATTAACGACGTGGCCTCCATGGCTGGAGTGAACCTATCAGAGGAAAGTGCTAATATCCTAGCAACCAATTCTGGACTAGTGGGAGCTGTGACACATTCCTGTAAGGATGAGGCTTTTCTCTCTTGTGCCGTGTTACAGAGGAGAATGCTGGAGATTGGTAAGACACTTACCATGTTATTGACTTCATGACTTCTATTTATACACCCTCAAAAGCCCCTGGGTGACTtgctgtttctcctccaggCAGGAGGTATGGCTTGACAGATCTTGGTGCTGAGGTGgtgaactttgtctcccacgcTACTCAGCAGCGGCTCCAGAACCTGCTGGAAAAAGTTTCCCAAGTGGCCCAGCAGAAAAACGTCCATTTCAAGGTTTATTTCAAAGTCCATAAAATATTGCTAGTATAATTTTACCTGTGATTGTTGTTCAATGGAAGCACAAACCATATTCTAGGTGAAAAATATTTAAGATAATCTAAGATAATTCCACTtatttgaaatacatttctcCTCTGTAATCTTTTGGTCTTTTATGTCAACATTTGTCACATGACTCTCTCTCATCAGGAGGACAACAATTATGAGCAGAGCAGTGATGTTCGCACTCAGCTAAAGTTCTTTGAGCAGCTGGACCAGTTAGAGAAACAAcggaaggaggagcaggagcgaGAGATCCTGCTTAAGGCAGCTAAGGTATTGTTGGCATTGACATTCATTTGCACTCATTCTTAATTGTATTTAAAGGTAATGTACATTTGAAGTGAGGAGCAAGCTTCAGTTACCTGGGCTCAAATAGACTGGAAAGAAGTAACTCAAACAAATGCATTTGAATAAAATACATCTGGATATAACTCTGAGATTGAAGTAAGATCATATTAAACTATCACAACATGCTCTTTGTTGTCTTGATGTCACACATTTGGCAGGCATGTCAGTTCTAAACAAATGTCATCATTTTCAAAGATTGTGTGTTATTATCTCGAGgtattctgatttttttgactttttaatgtCTGGATTAAATTGATTTGAGCAGGTATTCAAtaaatgttggtttgtttgacCTGTGTTAAGTGTTTTTAACCTGCAGCTTCTCTACACAGTAAAATGATATTCAATTGACAAAAAGTTATCTGCCATTGATACTACCCCGATGGATGTTATAATGTTACTCGTACAACTTGTAACAAATAGTTTGTTTTGAATATGTCAAAAGAGATATGACTTTACttcaaaaaaaagtattgaaagGGGTGGGTCCCTAGGTCCCTACTGGCTCAACTGAAGGAGTGTAACATTAAATCtatgaaatcagggagagagagagagagagtggaatgacCTGGGGTGGATTTCAACCTGGACTACAGCGTCTGTACACAGGGCGACGTGTGCATACAAACTACTCATCCACCAATGCCCCAAAACTCTGAAagtttttgatttaattaaagAACATGATACTCATGCATAAGTGTTCTTAAGTTTTGAAACATCTGCTAAATCCACAGTGTCTCTTGTGGTACAcaacctggtctttggtctttCTTCTCTGCTAACATCATTTATTAATGTGTCTTCTTGCTTTCGGCCTTGCAGTCTCGGGCTCGGCAAGAAGACCCAGAGCAGCTGCGTCTGAAGCAGAAGGCGAAGGAGGTAGGTTGAAAAGAGAAGCACAGTCAGCtaatctctctttctgtttgtctatAGGCCGTGTGCTTTATGTTGTTATGTGTGCATTGTCcagatgcagcagcaggagctggcTCAGATGAGACAGAGGGAGGCCAACCTGACGGCACTGGCAGCCATCGGTccaagaaagaagaggaagatcctggactctccatcctcctcttctgcaGCTGAGGTAACGAGTCACAATaaagtatcttttttttgtcatcctgGGACAGCATATAAGTTAAACACCATGCCCCTTTTTCATCTTCACACTGCAGAGAACTTCTATACACATTCTTTATTAAGCATGAGCTtgacaaaaaacaccaaaactcCAAGTTACAGTTAAATTGTCTTCATCAGTCCTCAAGAGTACtacctttttctgttttcttttattgtctCTGCTGACTGCATCAATCACACTAAGTCGATCTCACACCGTACTCAGACAGTGACCTCCTGTCAGTCATCTTTGCTTTTCACTAACCTGCAGAAAAATCACATAATGGAGCAGTTCATTAGTTCCGGCAGAGCACATTGTCGTCTGGTTgttataattagagctcaaaTTTACAATAAAGACACCTGTCGCATTCAATCAATACAGTGAGGCAAGGTGACAAACCTTTCCTCAGCTGATTCATGCCTGGTCCCTCCTGCTTCACATCAGTTATTTACTGAGTGAAATGATTTCTCCTTTGAACGTCATTCTTTGGATATAGTCAGTGCACGTGTTGGGCTCTGCTCTGCGTATTCAAAGTGTTTAACAGGTTTTTATGATTTCCCCCCTGAGTCTCTGGCATCTCTAACTGTAGCACCTGTTCTTTGAATTATACATTTGAAAAACTGTTGGCTGCAATAAATTATCATATATTTTAACAACTGCTGACAGGACTGGGGAACAATTAGTTTTATATTAATTACTAATTTGACAAAGGTTGCACTTAGTTATAGTCAATATCTGTACATTGACAGCAATGCTgctttgaatactttttttgttcctttaaaaagaaatgacagaGTTGTATTCAGTTCTTTAAAGtatattgaaaaaaatcacaacaaagttAAACAAGTACGAATGGTAATGCCACTCTACtggcatgtttttgtttttcacatatttatatttgtttttttaatgtagaatAAAGGCCAGTGTCGCAGGGCTTCTGAAATAACCTGTACAGGATTTCTGATTCGAAAAAGGGCCTCTACATGTAGTTCTTCATGGTGAAGAAGAAGTGCatgtacaaagaaaaatgaataaataaatgaatgtgtatTGGTGATTCATCCAGAATACCAACAACAGCTTCAAAACACAAGTCTACataacttttttaaatgcagctcTCCCGTAAGAGTTCTGTCGATAACATTTCAAGTTCTTACTCAACCctgtaagagaaaacagattTAGGCACAGCAGTTAATGCATCCGTCACTTTGGTATCTTGACAG
The Labrus mixtus chromosome 7, fLabMix1.1, whole genome shotgun sequence DNA segment above includes these coding regions:
- the taf4a gene encoding transcription initiation factor TFIID subunit 4 isoform X1, with protein sequence MDASTASKDHTTGHDPGKTLVVSGGVTSLPNARGKIGSYSVQTLNGNQTMNSHNSGSAAPLRGATMTGGTGSNISAMNSGPVMSKGLTGALMPPSSNSVIQTPLMNSQSVVASPQPVSQATGATVALVRPPMQTVGSGTMNGNNNASPAVVANATGQTGNNIHIPLVNNSQPPVNAGSHIIKAEPPTTLVQSAPQPAVTPGAVSAPRAPVTVAGSPAGIRALSPQMLAPRLPQTSPGQPSIGLHNIQLPPGMMLVRSESGQLLMIPQQALAQMQAQAQAQAQAQAQAQAQAQAQGGMAPRTVTPTSVPPGQAPGNAIINRQVAPSTIMRQGCPTPTSLAATTTLHRPPILQSSVGAAVPGMTPRTVSQTAGTTITSVTVSKETIENVKKCKNFLSTLIKLASTGKHSEETAASVRELVKDLLEGRLEAEEFTSRLYKELNSSPQPYLVPFLKRSLPALRQLTPDSTAFIQQSQLPQPTSAPASSTSPTPNTVVLGSPAPRLAVPVSRPQLEPGVNKPGQTPSMVNSVLQPQQQRAMLRPQVTLPTTPMVTVRNQAPGRIIVGQQQVQLKGLQPVPVRPDGPPVCKQACSAALTLAQKNKLREAGGTFKDEDDINDVASMAGVNLSEESANILATNSGLVGAVTHSCKDEAFLSCAVLQRRMLEIGRRYGLTDLGAEVVNFVSHATQQRLQNLLEKVSQVAQQKNVHFKEDNNYEQSSDVRTQLKFFEQLDQLEKQRKEEQEREILLKAAKSRARQEDPEQLRLKQKAKEMQQQELAQMRQREANLTALAAIGPRKKRKILDSPSSSSAAEGSGSGPSVPGAAGSSGSRPTRQRITRVNLRDLLFCLENERFTSRSHFLYKGFLK
- the taf4a gene encoding transcription initiation factor TFIID subunit 4 isoform X2 encodes the protein MDASTASKDHTTGHDPGKTLVVSGGVTSLPNARGKIGSYSVQTLNGNQTMNSHNSGSAAPLRGATMTGGTGSNISAMNSGPVMSKGLTGALMPPSSNSVIQTPLMNSQSVVASPQPVSQATGATVALVRPPMQTVGSGTMNGNNNASPAVVANATGQTGNNIHIPLVNNSQPPVNAGSHIIKAEPPTTLVQSAPQPAVTPGAVSAPRAPVTVAGSPAGIRALSPQMLAPRLPQTSPGQPSIGLHNIQLPPGMMLVRSESGQLLMIPQQALAQMQAQAQAQAQAQAQAQAQAQAQGGMAPRTVTPTSVPPGQAPGNAIINRQVAPSTIMRQGCPTPTSLAATTTLHRPPILQSSVGAAVPGMTPRTVSQTAGTTITSVTVSKETIENVKKCKNFLSTLIKLASTGKHSEETAASVRELVKDLLEGRLEAEEFTSRLYKELNSSPQPYLVPFLKRSLPALRQLTPDSTAFIQQSQLPQPTSAPASSTSPTPNTVVLGSPAPRLAVPVSRPQLEPGVNKPGQTPSMVLQPQQQRAMLRPQVTLPTTPMVTVRNQAPGRIIVGQQQVQLKGLQPVPVRPDGPPVCKQACSAALTLAQKNKLREAGGTFKDEDDINDVASMAGVNLSEESANILATNSGLVGAVTHSCKDEAFLSCAVLQRRMLEIGRRYGLTDLGAEVVNFVSHATQQRLQNLLEKVSQVAQQKNVHFKEDNNYEQSSDVRTQLKFFEQLDQLEKQRKEEQEREILLKAAKSRARQEDPEQLRLKQKAKEMQQQELAQMRQREANLTALAAIGPRKKRKILDSPSSSSAAEGSGSGPSVPGAAGSSGSRPTRQRITRVNLRDLLFCLENERFTSRSHFLYKGFLK